The Sphingobacteriaceae bacterium genome has a segment encoding these proteins:
- a CDS encoding NAD kinase — MTIAIYARSTPDNESKYLEQIHSYLKNENVEVIVFEPYFEYLKSLNSKFALKLKTFTTSEQLVSMADMLISLGGDGTLLETLALVRRSGLPVLGVNTGRLGFLASVNKTDLKKALKKLVKEKFTLDKRELIDVTGCGNEFEGVNYALNEFTIHKKDSSAMINIDTFVNGVFLNSYFADGLIVSTSTGSTAYSLSCGGPIMMPDSDNFIITPIAPHNLNVRPIIISNKKEISFKISGRSESFNISLDSRNAQVNSNQEIKVKKADFKFNLINLEGQHFFTTLRNKMMWGLDKRH; from the coding sequence GAAAAATGAAAATGTAGAGGTGATTGTATTTGAACCTTACTTCGAGTATTTAAAAAGTTTAAATTCAAAGTTCGCGCTCAAATTAAAAACTTTTACTACTTCGGAGCAATTGGTATCTATGGCTGATATGCTTATTTCATTAGGAGGAGATGGCACATTGCTGGAAACTTTAGCCCTGGTACGCCGATCCGGTTTGCCGGTTTTAGGTGTGAATACGGGTCGTTTGGGTTTTTTAGCCTCAGTAAATAAAACAGATTTGAAAAAAGCGCTAAAAAAATTAGTTAAAGAAAAATTTACGCTGGATAAAAGAGAATTAATTGATGTTACCGGTTGCGGAAACGAATTTGAAGGGGTGAATTATGCTTTAAATGAATTTACCATTCATAAAAAAGACAGTAGTGCCATGATTAATATTGACACTTTTGTAAATGGTGTTTTTTTGAATTCCTATTTTGCCGATGGTTTAATCGTTTCTACTTCTACAGGTTCTACCGCTTATTCACTCAGTTGTGGCGGCCCCATCATGATGCCCGACTCTGATAATTTCATTATCACACCCATTGCTCCGCATAATTTAAATGTTCGTCCAATTATTATTTCAAATAAAAAAGAAATTTCATTTAAAATAAGTGGCAGAAGTGAAAGTTTTAATATTTCACTCGATTCCAGAAACGCACAAGTCAACTCCAATCAAGAGATAAAAGTTAAAAAAGCCGATTTTAAATTCAATTTAATTAATCTGGAAGGACAGCATTTTTTTACTACACTAAGAAACAAGATGATGTGGGGACTCGATAAACGCCACTAA
- a CDS encoding T9SS type A sorting domain-containing protein, whose product MKKLLVIAVFVSAFGLNAQQADANWSLSKDSDVRINGARQIVPQKYMVFHLNGMELKNQMFAAPNDKTTPINNSEVIVSLPCADGTIQKFKVVESSIMEAALQEVNPDIRTFSLKGIDDPYANGKADWNEFGFHMNIRSINGDYFVDPYCVGNTSDYIVYYTRDFKKDPAHIIPEVGVKDVHVDEPKKKEEEAVRGNKSASSLVGQNLRTYRLAVACTGEYAVAATGIGSPSKAQVLAKIVTSINRVNSVYETEVAVRLVLVATETNVIFTSAGSDPFNGNNNAGVLITESQSVISATIGSANYDIGHTFSTGGGGLASLGCVCNSSTKAQGITGSPSPVGDPYDIDYVAHEMGHQFRGNHSFNSTASGCSGNRNGSTAMEPGSGVTIMGYAGLCGSQDLASNSIPYFHAVSFDEIINFTQSGGGGTCPVTSTTGNQPPVVTGPGNFTIPKATAFYLTGSATDPNGDAITYSWEEVDAGVAGNWNSGNKPFFRSYVPSASPTRFFPYNSLILNHAYTTTKGEYVPQSPQNLNFRLTARDNKTGGGGVAFANSQITVDNAGPFLLTYPNASGLTWYQGGQVTITWNVNGTDAGAVNCDSIRILISYNNGNSYSVLNNSTPNDGAEIISVPTVTAQESFCRVKIEGKGNIFLDVSDNTFDITTIAAVKNISGNNELKLNAWPNPAADKVNVSAGNLDSKSAVNLKITDVTGRLIRLFTYYDKTELKEELDLSGINQGIYFIHLSNANQNTVFRIVKE is encoded by the coding sequence ATGAAAAAGTTATTAGTTATTGCGGTATTCGTTTCCGCTTTTGGTTTAAACGCACAACAAGCAGATGCGAATTGGTCTTTGAGTAAGGATTCGGATGTTCGCATAAATGGTGCAAGACAAATCGTTCCTCAAAAATATATGGTGTTTCATTTAAATGGAATGGAATTAAAAAATCAAATGTTTGCCGCACCCAATGATAAAACAACACCCATCAATAACAGTGAAGTAATTGTTTCATTACCCTGCGCTGACGGAACTATTCAGAAATTTAAAGTAGTAGAAAGTTCTATTATGGAAGCGGCTTTACAGGAAGTTAATCCCGATATCCGTACTTTTAGTTTAAAAGGAATTGATGATCCTTATGCAAACGGGAAAGCGGATTGGAATGAATTTGGTTTTCATATGAATATTCGCTCAATTAATGGTGATTATTTTGTTGATCCTTATTGCGTAGGAAATACCAGTGATTATATTGTTTATTATACTAGGGATTTTAAAAAAGATCCGGCTCATATTATCCCTGAAGTTGGCGTAAAAGATGTTCATGTTGACGAGCCGAAAAAAAAAGAAGAAGAAGCCGTAAGAGGAAATAAATCTGCATCATCCTTAGTCGGACAAAATTTAAGAACGTATCGTTTAGCTGTTGCCTGTACAGGCGAGTATGCTGTTGCGGCAACTGGTATTGGTTCTCCTTCCAAAGCGCAGGTATTAGCTAAAATTGTAACAAGCATTAATCGTGTGAACAGTGTATATGAAACCGAAGTTGCTGTTCGTTTAGTTTTGGTAGCTACTGAAACTAATGTAATTTTTACCAGCGCAGGTTCTGATCCGTTTAATGGAAATAATAATGCCGGAGTTTTAATTACTGAAAGTCAATCGGTAATTTCTGCTACCATCGGAAGTGCTAACTACGATATTGGTCATACCTTTAGTACCGGTGGTGGCGGATTAGCTAGCTTAGGTTGTGTTTGTAATTCTTCTACCAAAGCGCAAGGAATTACGGGAAGTCCAAGTCCGGTTGGTGATCCTTACGATATTGATTATGTTGCGCATGAAATGGGACATCAGTTCAGAGGCAATCATAGTTTTAACTCAACTGCTAGCGGATGCAGCGGAAACAGAAACGGATCAACTGCAATGGAGCCGGGAAGTGGTGTTACCATCATGGGTTATGCAGGTTTATGTGGCTCACAGGATTTAGCTTCAAATAGTATTCCCTATTTTCATGCAGTAAGTTTTGATGAGATAATTAATTTCACGCAATCCGGTGGCGGCGGAACTTGTCCGGTTACTTCAACAACCGGAAATCAACCGCCGGTAGTTACGGGTCCGGGTAATTTTACTATTCCAAAAGCAACAGCATTTTATTTAACCGGTAGTGCTACCGATCCAAACGGTGATGCAATCACTTATAGCTGGGAAGAAGTAGATGCAGGTGTTGCCGGAAACTGGAATTCAGGTAACAAACCTTTCTTCCGTTCTTATGTTCCTTCTGCTTCTCCAACTCGATTTTTTCCATATAATAGTTTAATATTAAATCATGCGTATACCACCACAAAAGGAGAATATGTACCACAATCGCCTCAAAATTTAAATTTCCGTTTAACTGCAAGAGATAATAAAACCGGAGGCGGAGGTGTTGCTTTTGCAAATTCACAAATTACGGTAGATAATGCAGGACCATTTTTATTAACTTATCCTAATGCATCCGGACTTACCTGGTATCAGGGCGGACAGGTAACCATTACCTGGAATGTGAATGGTACTGATGCCGGCGCGGTGAATTGCGATAGCATTCGTATTTTAATTTCATACAACAACGGAAATAGTTATTCTGTTTTAAATAATTCAACTCCGAATGATGGAGCTGAAATTATTTCAGTGCCAACCGTTACGGCACAAGAAAGTTTTTGCCGCGTAAAAATTGAAGGCAAGGGGAATATCTTTTTAGATGTGAGTGACAATACTTTTGATATCACTACTATTGCTGCTGTAAAAAATATTTCAGGTAATAATGAATTAAAATTAAATGCTTGGCCTAATCCGGCTGCCGATAAAGTAAATGTAAGCGCCGGAAATCTGGATTCTAAATCAGCGGTGAATTTAAAAATTACTGATGTTACCGGTAGATTAATAAGATTATTTACCTATTACGATAAAACGGAATTGAAGGAAGAATTAGATTTAAGCGGAATAAATCAGGGTATTTATTTCATTCATCTTTCTAATGCCAATCAAAATACGGTATTTAGAATTGTGAAGGAATAA
- the gap gene encoding type I glyceraldehyde-3-phosphate dehydrogenase has protein sequence MKIAINGFGRIGRLYLRNALQEKNIEIIAINDLTDAKTLAHLFKYDSIHRAFNGEVSANEEHLIINGKKIKVFAQKDPESLPWKALNIDIVVECTGKYLDKAGAEKHIKAGAKKVLLSAPAKDESIRTVVIGVNDELLQKDDLIVSNASCTTNCAAPMLKVLQQFGIEEAYITTVHSYTSDQRLQDAPHKDLRRARAAAMSIIPTSTGAAKAITRIFPDLAGKIGGCGMRVPVPDGSLTDITCVLKQYPTVEQINAAYKKAAAGDLKGILEYTEDPIVSIDVIGNKHSVLYDAEFTSIVGNLVKIIGWYDNEWGYCNRMVELTQKMGN, from the coding sequence ATGAAAATAGCGATAAACGGATTTGGCAGAATTGGTAGATTGTATTTGCGTAATGCATTACAAGAAAAAAATATTGAAATTATAGCCATCAATGATTTAACCGATGCGAAAACATTGGCTCATTTATTCAAATATGATTCGATACACCGGGCTTTTAACGGAGAAGTGAGTGCAAATGAAGAACATTTGATTATTAATGGAAAAAAAATAAAAGTATTCGCGCAAAAAGATCCCGAAAGCTTGCCCTGGAAAGCATTGAATATTGATATTGTGGTAGAATGTACCGGAAAGTATTTGGATAAAGCAGGTGCTGAAAAACACATCAAAGCCGGCGCAAAAAAAGTTTTATTATCAGCACCTGCCAAAGACGAAAGTATACGCACCGTAGTTATTGGCGTAAATGATGAGTTATTACAAAAAGATGATTTAATTGTTTCTAATGCCAGTTGCACTACGAATTGTGCAGCCCCCATGTTAAAAGTATTACAACAATTTGGTATTGAAGAAGCCTATATCACAACAGTGCACTCATACACCAGCGATCAGCGGTTGCAAGATGCGCCGCATAAAGATTTGCGAAGAGCCAGAGCTGCAGCCATGAGTATTATTCCTACTTCAACAGGTGCAGCAAAAGCCATTACCCGCATATTTCCGGACTTAGCCGGAAAAATAGGAGGTTGCGGTATGCGTGTGCCGGTGCCCGATGGTTCACTAACGGACATCACTTGTGTGTTGAAGCAATACCCAACAGTTGAACAAATTAATGCGGCTTATAAAAAAGCAGCAGCAGGCGATTTAAAGGGAATATTGGAATATACCGAAGATCCAATAGTAAGTATCGATGTAATCGGAAATAAACACAGCGTTTTATATGATGCCGAATTCACTAGTATAGTTGGAAACTTGGTAAAAATTATTGGTTGGTACGATAATGAGTGGGGCTATTGCAATCGTATGGTTGAACTCACCCAAAAAATGGGCAATTAA
- a CDS encoding T9SS type A sorting domain-containing protein: MKKIFFGFFLISTFISYAQLPPLQWARSMGGTLGETGYCVINDDQGNVYTTGAFQGAVDFDPGPGSFILTSSGSNDVFVSKLDAAGNFLWAFKLGSTGDDTGETLAIDSNGNLVIAGFFNFTADFDPGPGTFNQTSSGNSDIFVARYSPAGALLMALRIGGTGIDDPYSLKLDALGNIYCTGFFQNTVDFNPGAGVFNLTSLGLKDIFVFKWDMNGNFIWANRIGGTGDEIGYSLALDANANSYITGFFRSTADFDPGPGVFNMSPLASDVFSLKLDASGNFIWAKRFGAVGDEVGYSNAVDNAGDVYITGFFTSNVDFDPGIGVYNMASTGGYEIFVNKLDVNGNFVWAAKMGGTTNDAASSISLDNLGGVYTTGYFSGVADFDPGPGTANLVSGGSNDIFISKLDASNGAYVWAVSSGSVNPDYGAFINMSNNGALYLCGYFQTTVDFDPTVGVNNLTSAGLHDIFVEKFCQAISQPTVISGNTIACAGEVIVYSTNTVVGAQSYYWNLPGGWSGINGNSTISVTIGNSNGTIGVTANAGCSTGGPTLAITVRPSPTITVNSGAICIGDSYTITPSGAVTYTISGGSFVVTPSLTTSYSVIGTNSLGCVSPTPVIVTVSVNPLPTITVNSGSICAGSSFTLIPGGASTYTYSGGSAVVNPTVNTSYSVTGTSSLGCISGSPAIANVSVFPTPTITVNSGSICAGDSFTMNPSGALSYTFSSGSPIVSPSVSTSYSIIGTNAEGCISTSSVISNVTVNPLPIISVPNGSICPGESFTLMPTGAFTYTYSSGSPVVSPLVNTSYSIIGTSTAGCISSGSTVATVSVAPPFTIVVTGTNVVCSGQPLALLASGATSYTWSDGSSNNPTIFTPTSSTTYSVFGHLGSCKDTSTYFVNVNPLPNLLAFTTNSIVCINNPATLVVVGALSYTWNPGGPGASIVVSPSVSTIYSIVGIDVNGCSNVTTITQSVSSCDGIAELIPFHEENIHIYPNPFNDKLYFSFELIRDFKIEIHNSIGQIIFENAYYPKEKMNIEINLSDYAKGIYFFKLTSQGQTCIKKIVKD; this comes from the coding sequence ATGAAAAAAATATTTTTTGGCTTTTTTCTTATCAGCACTTTCATATCCTATGCACAATTGCCTCCATTGCAATGGGCGAGAAGTATGGGTGGCACTTTGGGTGAAACCGGCTATTGCGTAATCAACGATGACCAGGGAAATGTTTACACCACGGGCGCCTTTCAGGGTGCGGTAGATTTTGATCCGGGGCCGGGTTCTTTTATTCTAACTTCTTCGGGTTCGAATGATGTTTTTGTAAGTAAACTAGATGCGGCCGGAAATTTTTTATGGGCTTTTAAACTGGGAAGTACAGGTGATGATACCGGAGAAACTTTGGCAATAGATTCAAATGGCAATTTGGTAATCGCCGGTTTTTTTAACTTTACAGCTGACTTTGATCCGGGGCCGGGCACTTTTAATCAAACATCGAGCGGCAATTCAGATATTTTTGTAGCCAGGTATAGTCCGGCTGGTGCATTATTAATGGCTTTACGAATTGGTGGTACCGGAATAGATGACCCTTACAGTTTGAAATTAGATGCCTTAGGTAATATTTACTGTACCGGATTCTTTCAAAATACAGTTGATTTTAATCCCGGTGCAGGTGTTTTTAATTTAACATCGCTGGGTTTAAAGGATATTTTTGTTTTTAAATGGGATATGAATGGAAATTTTATTTGGGCAAACAGAATAGGAGGTACCGGCGATGAAATTGGTTATTCATTAGCGCTGGATGCCAATGCAAATTCATACATTACCGGGTTTTTCAGAAGCACAGCCGATTTTGATCCGGGACCGGGTGTATTTAATATGTCCCCATTAGCATCAGATGTATTTTCCTTGAAATTGGACGCTTCGGGTAATTTTATCTGGGCCAAAAGATTTGGTGCAGTGGGCGATGAAGTTGGGTATTCCAATGCTGTAGATAATGCAGGTGATGTTTACATTACCGGATTTTTTACTTCAAATGTTGACTTTGATCCGGGGATTGGTGTTTACAACATGGCCTCTACAGGGGGTTATGAAATTTTTGTGAATAAATTGGATGTAAACGGTAATTTTGTATGGGCTGCCAAAATGGGAGGCACTACCAACGACGCTGCCAGCTCAATCTCATTGGACAATCTTGGCGGAGTTTATACTACCGGTTATTTTAGCGGTGTTGCAGATTTTGATCCGGGTCCGGGTACTGCAAATTTGGTGTCGGGAGGAAGCAATGATATTTTTATTAGTAAACTTGATGCGTCTAACGGCGCTTATGTTTGGGCAGTATCTTCAGGAAGTGTGAATCCGGACTACGGAGCTTTCATCAATATGAGCAACAATGGAGCCCTTTATCTTTGCGGCTATTTTCAGACTACGGTTGATTTTGATCCTACGGTTGGTGTAAATAATTTAACCAGCGCCGGATTGCACGATATTTTTGTCGAAAAATTTTGTCAGGCAATTTCCCAACCTACTGTGATTTCCGGCAATACAATTGCATGTGCCGGCGAAGTAATTGTGTATTCAACAAACACCGTGGTAGGTGCTCAATCTTATTATTGGAATTTACCAGGTGGATGGAGTGGAATCAATGGGAATTCCACCATTAGTGTAACGATAGGAAATTCAAACGGCACAATAGGTGTTACCGCCAATGCAGGATGCAGTACCGGCGGACCAACATTAGCGATCACGGTTCGCCCATCGCCAACCATAACGGTTAACAGTGGTGCCATTTGTATTGGTGATTCCTATACCATTACACCGTCGGGTGCTGTTACTTATACCATTAGTGGGGGATCCTTTGTGGTGACCCCTTCCCTTACCACATCCTATTCTGTAATTGGAACAAATAGTTTGGGTTGTGTATCTCCGACTCCAGTTATTGTAACGGTTTCGGTCAACCCGCTTCCAACCATAACTGTAAATAGCGGTTCTATTTGTGCTGGAAGCTCGTTTACCCTGATACCCGGGGGTGCCAGTACTTATACTTATTCTGGCGGATCAGCAGTTGTCAATCCAACAGTGAATACAAGTTATTCCGTTACCGGCACCAGCAGTTTGGGTTGTATTTCCGGCTCTCCGGCCATAGCAAATGTAAGTGTATTCCCTACTCCTACGATAACAGTTAACAGTGGTTCAATTTGTGCCGGAGATTCATTCACCATGAATCCTAGTGGTGCGCTATCTTATACATTTTCTAGCGGGTCTCCTATAGTTTCTCCTTCTGTAAGCACTTCTTATTCAATCATTGGAACGAATGCGGAAGGTTGCATTTCTACCTCTTCTGTAATTTCAAATGTGACCGTAAACCCTTTACCGATTATTTCTGTGCCTAACGGTTCGATATGTCCCGGCGAATCCTTTACCTTGATGCCCACCGGGGCTTTCACATACACTTATTCTTCCGGATCGCCTGTTGTTTCTCCATTGGTAAATACAAGTTACTCAATCATTGGAACCTCAACGGCAGGTTGCATTTCCAGTGGCTCTACTGTCGCCACAGTTTCAGTAGCGCCTCCGTTCACCATAGTTGTTACCGGCACCAATGTGGTTTGCTCAGGTCAACCTCTTGCGCTTTTAGCAAGTGGGGCAACAAGTTATACTTGGAGTGACGGATCTAGCAACAATCCAACCATATTCACCCCAACATCAAGTACCACTTATTCCGTGTTTGGACATTTGGGTTCTTGTAAGGATACCAGCACTTATTTCGTTAACGTTAATCCGTTGCCGAATTTATTGGCCTTCACTACTAATAGTATTGTTTGCATCAATAATCCGGCAACCCTGGTCGTAGTTGGCGCACTTTCTTATACCTGGAACCCGGGTGGTCCGGGCGCCAGCATAGTGGTTAGCCCATCTGTAAGCACAATTTATTCCATAGTTGGTATTGATGTTAATGGCTGCAGTAATGTAACAACAATTACTCAATCTGTATCATCCTGTGACGGAATAGCTGAGCTAATTCCTTTCCATGAGGAAAATATTCATATTTATCCTAATCCATTTAATGATAAACTCTATTTCTCTTTTGAGCTGATTCGCGATTTTAAAATAGAGATTCACAATAGCATTGGCCAGATAATATTTGAAAATGCTTATTATCCAAAGGAAAAAATGAATATTGAAATTAATTTATCAGATTATGCCAAAGGCATTTACTTTTTTAAACTAACTTCTCAAGGGCAAACGTGTATTAAAAAGATTGTGAAAGATTAA
- a CDS encoding RES domain-containing protein → MKLIELFQNEIIRLPFHQQADPKKSFREFLFEKLDAYKSKIDSLDFSELPSIFSPDVEKLLVTNLIEGIKKSVDLYLDGYPFDAYSELKKSFDMSMFSHLTHGTLPEDRSLYRLRKEKGAYSLTQKELFHIPFNNRIKVSTQRYSIPGFPSLYAANSVYVAWEELGRPTPDQVQACRLQTKKPITFFDLTTDVYLGETTVLNSLKPEDLWKHLIVWPLIASCSVKVLDREAAFKPEYIIPQLILQIVRKEKKWDGIRFSSTHIDLNKMKSAKGAFYNYVLPVKENKNDGYCDKLNELFEMTEIVPWQIVDTFTKPQGTFLHPKDTTPYEIQAIELISEKPLAYQYSIFGTLEKRLIFMTPTKIITS, encoded by the coding sequence ATGAAACTAATCGAGCTATTTCAAAATGAAATCATCAGACTTCCTTTTCATCAACAAGCTGATCCAAAGAAGAGCTTTAGAGAATTTCTTTTTGAAAAACTCGATGCTTACAAAAGCAAAATTGATTCATTAGATTTTTCTGAACTACCTAGTATATTTTCTCCTGATGTTGAAAAGCTCTTAGTTACAAACTTGATTGAGGGCATAAAAAAATCGGTTGACTTATATTTAGACGGGTATCCTTTTGATGCATATTCTGAATTAAAGAAGTCATTCGACATGAGTATGTTTTCTCATTTAACACACGGGACACTCCCTGAAGATAGAAGTCTCTACCGATTACGAAAAGAGAAAGGAGCTTATTCGTTAACGCAAAAGGAACTTTTTCATATTCCGTTCAATAATAGAATTAAAGTGTCTACTCAACGTTACAGCATTCCAGGCTTTCCATCTTTGTACGCTGCAAATTCCGTTTACGTGGCTTGGGAAGAACTTGGTCGACCAACTCCTGACCAAGTTCAAGCATGTAGATTACAGACTAAAAAACCAATAACTTTCTTCGATCTTACAACCGACGTTTACTTAGGAGAAACAACAGTTTTAAACTCATTAAAACCCGAAGACCTTTGGAAACACTTAATTGTTTGGCCACTTATCGCTTCTTGCTCAGTCAAAGTTTTAGATAGGGAAGCCGCGTTTAAACCTGAATATATTATCCCTCAGTTAATATTGCAAATTGTTAGAAAAGAAAAAAAATGGGACGGTATTAGATTTTCCTCAACTCATATTGATCTCAATAAAATGAAAAGTGCGAAAGGTGCTTTTTATAATTATGTTTTGCCAGTGAAGGAAAATAAAAACGACGGCTATTGCGATAAACTTAATGAATTATTTGAAATGACTGAAATCGTGCCATGGCAAATCGTCGATACATTCACTAAACCTCAAGGAACTTTTTTACATCCGAAGGACACAACACCATACGAAATTCAAGCTATTGAACTTATTTCTGAAAAACCGTTAGCTTATCAATATTCTATTTTTGGGACATTGGAAAAAAGACTCATTTTTATGACTCCAACAAAAATAATTACTTCATAA